One window from the genome of Elaeis guineensis isolate ETL-2024a chromosome 5, EG11, whole genome shotgun sequence encodes:
- the LOC105046334 gene encoding uncharacterized protein: protein MEVTMKYLCILGLFVVASISGLERVNGAGECGKVPVDRMAFRMAPCASASQDAQAQVSSRCCAEVQKLGQNPSCLCAVMLSDTAKSAGVDPEVAITIPMRCNLADRPVGYKCGGYTLP from the exons ATGGAAGTTACAATGAAGTACCTCTGCATTCTTGGATTGTTTGTGGTTGCAAGTATCAGTGGGTTGGAGAGGGTCAACGGAGCTGGGGAATGTGGAAAGGTTCCTGTGGACAGGATGGCCTTTCGGATGGCTCCGTGTGCATCAGCATCACAAGACGCCCAGGCCCAGGTTTCAAGCAGGTGCTGTGCAGAGGTGCAGAAGTTAGGCCAGAACCCAAGTTGCCTCTGTGCTGTTATGCTGTCGGATACTGCAAAGAGTGCTGGAGTCGATCCTGAAGTGGCAATCACAATTCCCATGCGGTGCAACCTGGCAGATCGCCCTGTGGGATACAAATGTGGTG GGTATACCTTGCCTTGA
- the LOC105046335 gene encoding uncharacterized protein produces the protein MAKDHPTSSNFHHLCYFLFAFSILSSISFVYWSRCLAPCNTESTIALSKQSQSFDLLAYPSAWNHLSFSPNPPPRLLKIALFVKRWPHRNLAGGLERHALTLHLALARRGHEIHVFTTSSNSAFPDYPDAKIRFHPTPPSPAGYLNQALAWEQFRIQNTTEKPFDVIHTESVGLFHGRARNLSHLAVSWHGIAYETIHSDIVQDLLRGPQEPRHPVLTERVAKVIDEVKFFRDYAHHVATSDHVGDVLKRIYMIPEERVHIIVNGVDEDIYKPDAASGQEFRRKVGVPDHATLVIGLAGRLVKDKGHPLIFEALKQVFMENESFQRNIYVLVAGDGPWGNRYKELGPNLLVLGPLEQKQLARFYNSLDIFINPTLRAQGLDHTFIEAMLSGVSVMGTRFASITGSLIVGPEIGYTFLPTVDSLKKCLYRILVDGKGVLAKKGEVARNRAMQLFTAAKMAAAYERLFLCISEGAKVKDNIDYCKYPLPWDRRR, from the coding sequence ATGGCAAAGGATCATCCCACCTCCTCCAATTTCCACCACCTTTGCTACTTCCTCTTCGCCTTTTCTATACTATCATCCATATCTTTCGTATATTGGTCTCGGTGCCTTGCTCCCTGTAATACTGAATCTACCATCGCGCTATCAAAGCAGAGCCAATCTTTTGATCTCCTTGCCTACCCTTCTGCATGGAACCACCTCTCCTTCTCTCCCAATCCCCCACCCAGGCTCCTCAAGATAGCTCTCTTCGTGAAGCGTTGGCCGCATCGTAATCTTGCTGGAGGGCTGGAACGACACGCTCTCACCCTCCATCTCGCCCTCGCACGAAGAGGCCATGAGATCCACGTCTTCACAACCTCATCCAACTCCGCCTTTCCAGACTACCCAGATGCCAAGATAAGATTCCACCCGACACCGCCATCTCCTGCCGGTTACCTCAACCAGGCTCTGGCGTGGGAGCAATTCCGCATCCAGAATACCACAGAGAAGCCCTTCGACGTGATCCACACCGAAAGCGTCGGACTCTTTCATGGTCGTGCCCGTAATCTCAGCCATCTCGCTGTTTCTTGGCATGGTATAGCTTATGAAACCATACATTCCGACATCGTCCAGGATCTCCTCCGGGGTCCGCAAGAACCCCGTCACCCAGTATTAACGGAAAGAGTAGCCAAGGTGATCGATGAAGTCAAGTTCTTCCGTGACTATGCCCACCATGTAGCTACTAGCGATCATGTTGGAGATGTCCTCAAGAGAATATATATGATTCCAGAAGAACGAGTTCACATAATTGTCAATGGTGTGGATGAAGATATCTACAAACCAGATGCAGCAAGCGGTCAGGAGTTCAGGAGGAAGGTCGGGGTTCCTGACCATGCGACTCTAGTAATAGGACTGGCAGGGAGGTTGGTGAAGGATAAAGGGCACCCATTGATCTTTGAAGCACTGAAACAGGTCTTCATGGAGAATGAGAGCTTCCAAAGAAACATTTATGTCTTGGTTGCTGGAGATGGCCCGTGGGGTAATAGATACAAGGAGCTTGGACCAAATTTACTTGTTCTAGGTCCTCTGGAGCAGAAACAATTGGCCAGGTTCTACAACTCGCTTGATATATTCATAAATCCGACGCTAAGAGCACAGGGACTGGACCACACCTTTATTGAAGCCATGCTTTCAGGTGTATCAGTGATGGGCACACGGTTTGCCAGCATTACAGGCTCTCTGATCGTGGGGCCAGAGATCGGCTACACGTTTTTGCCGACAGTTGATTCACTAAAGAAGTGCTTGTACAGAATTTTGGTAGATGGCAAGGGAGTACTCGCCAAGAAGGGTGAGGTTGCGAGAAACAGAGCAATGCAGCTATTTACTGCAGCAAAGATGGCAGCAGCTTATGAAAGGCTCTTCCTTTGCATCTCTGAAGGGGCTAAAGTAAAGGATAACATTGATTACTGCAAATACCCACTTCCATGGGACCGACGTAGGTGA
- the LOC105046333 gene encoding uncharacterized protein, with amino-acid sequence MEVSRKYLYLLGLLLLAGAVGLESVDGAGECGRVPADKMALRMAPCVPASQNTRARVSAECCLEVQKLGKNPRCLCAVMLSNTAKRAGVKPAIAMTIPKRCRIAHRPVGYKCGGYTLP; translated from the exons ATGGAGGTCTCAAGGAAGTATCTCTACCTTCTTGGATTGCTTTTGCTTGCAGGTGCGGTAGGATTGGAGAGTGTTGATGGAGCTGGGGAATGTGGGAGGGTTCCTGCGGATAAGATGGCTCTGAGGATGGCTCCATGTGTGCCGGCATCGCAAAATACTCGTGCCAGAGTTTCAGCTGAATGCTGCTTAGAGGTGCAGAAGCTAGGCAAGAACCCGAGGTGCCTATGTGCAGTGATGCTCTCAAATACTGCAAAGAGAGCTGGAGTCAAGCCGGCAATAGCAATGACGATTCCCAAACGGTGCAGAATTGCACACCGCCCTGTGGGTTACAAATGTGGAG GTTATACCTTGCCTTAA
- the LOC105046332 gene encoding rop guanine nucleotide exchange factor 7 has protein sequence MDDRKEKGGGVGDHGHGSEDVGGEGESFSDSAEDECHGRSSSSETSSSEESRGHSSSEESSKHPTSLGWPMQKLKNSEIVGNKEKSRKENCGMDKLKPKISVDMEMMKERFAKLLLGEDMSGSGKGVCTALAISNAITNLCATLFGQLWRLEPLPPEKKSMWRREMDWLLCVSDHIVELVPTWQTFPDGSKLEVMTCRQRSDLYANLPALRKLDNMLLEILDCFSDTEFWYADQGVLANDSDGSASFRKTLHRQEEKWWLPVPRVPPGGLHEKTRKQLQHKRECANQILKAAMAINSNALAEMEVPESYLESLPKNGKACLGDVIYRYITSDQFSPECLLDCLDLSSEHQALEIANHVEASIYIWRRRTSAKSMNNTHRSSTRSSWGMVKDIITDAEKRELLADRAKCLLLCLKQRFPGLTQTTLDTSKIQFNNDVGKCILESYSRVLESLAYNIVARVDDLLCVDDLTKHSDQFSSIRTVGVTSHKKVPVSCSVPVSGTPYKTAYTTPSFLPTPLLSPVRGERSPLISRKSHNRGYSVKKVLTNYLGAEVKGKDTSNRVEVSTPISGMNLEA, from the exons ATGGATGATAGAAAGGAGAAGGGTGGTGGTGTTGGTGATCATGGTCATGGGTCCGAAGATGTTGGGGGAGAGGGCGAGTCCTTTAGCGACTCGGCAGAAGACGAGTGCCATGGGAGAAGTTCGAGCTCTGAGACTTCGTCCAGTGAAGAGTCACGAGGACATAGCAGCTCCGAGGAATCATCCAAGCATCCGACATCATTGGGTTGGCCAATGCAGAAACTCAAAAACTCTGAAATAGTAGGCAACAAGGAAAAAAGCCGCAAGGAAAATTGTGGAATGGATAAGCTGAAGCCCAAAATCTCAG TAGATATGGAGATGATGAAGGAGAGGTTCGCCAAGTTGTTGCTTGGAGAAGATATGTCAGGCTCTGGGAAAGGGGTCTGCACCGCATTGGCCATTTCAAATGCTATAACTAATCTCTGCG CCACACTCTTTGGGCAGCTTTGGAGGTTGGAGCCTTTACCTCCTGAGAAGAAGTCAATGTGGCGAAGAGAAATGGATTGGCTTCTTTGTGTTAGCGATCATATAGTTGAACTGGTACCCACTTGGCAAACATTTCCTGATGGGAGCAAGCTTGAG GTCATGACTTGCAGACAACGATCTGACCTATATGCCAATCTTCCAGCACTGCGTAAACTAGACAATATGCTTCTT GAAATATTGGACTGCTTTAGTGACACAGAGTTTTGGTATGCCGATCAAGGAGTACTTGCAAATGATTCTGATGGTTCAGCCTCTTTCCGAAAGACTCTTCATCGTCAAGAAGAGAAGTGGTGGCTACCTGTACCTCGTGTGCCTCCTGGTGGTCTCCATGAGAAGACAAGAAAGCAATTGCAGCACAAACGTGAGTGCGCAAACCAAATCTTGAAGGCTGCAATGGCTATCAACAGCAATGCCTTGGCTGAAATGGAGGTTCCTGAGTCGTATCTCGAGTCGCTTCCAAAG AATGGAAAAGCATGCCTAGGTGATGTGATATATCGCTATATTACTTCGGATCAATTTTCCCCTGAGTGCCTTCTCGATTGCCTTGATTTATCCTCTGAGCACCAAGCTCTAGAGATTGCCAATCATGTTGAGGCATCAATTTATATATGGCGTCGGAGAACATCTGCCAAATCTATGAATAATACACATCGAAGCAGCACTAGATCATCATGGGGCATGGTCAAGGATATTATAACAGATGCTGAGAAAAGAGAATTGCTTGCTGATAGAGCCAAGTGCCTCTTGCTTTGTTTGAAGCAGAGGTTCCCTGGTCTGACACAAACAACCCTGGACACCAGCAAAATCCAGTTCAACAAT GATGTTGGAAAGTGCATTCTGGAAAGCTATTCCAGAGTCTTGGAGAGCCTTGCATATAACATTGTTGCTCGCGTCGATGATCTGCTCTGTGTTGATGACTTGACCAAACATTCAGATCAGTTTTCATCAATTCGCACGGTTGGTGTCACTTCTCACAAGAAAGTTCCAGTTTCATGCTCGGTGCCTGTCTCAGGCACTCCATATAAGACTGCTTATACCACACCAAGCTTCTTGCCCACACCATTATTGAGTCCAGTGCGTGGAGAAAGGTCTCCATTGATCAGCAGAAAGTCTCATAATCGTGGATATAGTGTGAAGAAAGTTTTGACAAATTATCTTGGAGCTGAAGTGAAGGGAAAAGACACTAGCAACAGAGTTGAGGTATCAACACCGATTTCAGGCATGAATCTAGAAGCCTGA